A genomic window from Melopsittacus undulatus isolate bMelUnd1 chromosome 7, bMelUnd1.mat.Z, whole genome shotgun sequence includes:
- the IGFBP7 gene encoding insulin-like growth factor-binding protein 7 isoform X2, with protein MPGLRGSRGGTRTGRGRGLRFEDASPPRRGPSPRPGPGRGGVSPPWFPRLRGLSAPCRVAMSPSALLLPLLVLAVPAPAAAAGGCGPCEAAQCPALPPRGCPLGRVRDACGCCWQCGRGEGEACGGGGAAGGRCALGLECVKSRQRRKAKGGPAPGPLFPSAGGPPGVCLCKSRYPVCGSDGLTYSSGCQLRAASLRAQSRGEPAISQRSKGACEQGPSIVTPPKDIWNVTGAQIYLSCEVIGIPTPVLIWNKIIRGQYGVQRMELLPGDRENLAIQTRGGPEKHEVTGWVLISPLSKEDAGEYECHASNAKGEATASAKIHVVETLHEIALTKDDGAEL; from the exons ATGCCGGGGCTGAGGGGCAGCCGGGGCGGCACACGAACGGGACGGGGCAGAGGTCTGCGGTTCGAGGACGCCTCCCCTCCACGGCGGGGGCCGTCACCacggccggggccgggccggggagGGGTTTCCCCTCCTTGGTTTCCGCGCCTGCGGGGGCTGTCTGCGCCGTGCCGTGTCGCCATGTCGCCCTCcgcgctgctgctgccgctgctggtGCTGGCGGTGCCcgccccggcggcggcggcggggggctGCGGGCCGTGCGAGGCGGCGCAGTGCCCGGCGCTGCCGCCGCGGGGCTGCCCGCTGGGCCGGGTGCGGGACGCCtgcggctgctgctggcagtgcgGGCGCGGCGAGGGCGAGGCGTGCGGTGGCGGCGGCGCTGCGGGAGGACGCTGCGCCCTCGGCCTCGAGTGCGTGAAGAGCCGCCAGCGCCGCAAAGCCAAGGGCGGCCCGGCCCCGGGGCCCCTTTTCCCCTCCGCCGGCGGCCCGCCCGGCGTGTGCCTCTGCAAGAGCCGCTACCCGGTGTGCGGCAGCGACGGGCTCACCTACAGCAGCGGGTGCCAGCTCCGCGCCGCCAGCCTGCGCGCCCAGAGCCGCGGCGAGCCTGCCATCAGCCAGCGCAGCAAGGGAGCCTGCGAACAAG GACCCTCCATAGTGACTCCTCCTAAGGACATCTGGAATGTGACAGGAGCACAGATCTACCTGAGCTGTGAGGTTATTGGCATCCCAACCCCTGTCCTCATCTGGAACAAG ATAATTCGGGGTCAGTATGGTGTCCAGAGAATGGAGCTTCTGCCTGGAGACCGGGAGAACTTGGCTATCCAGACCCGAGGGGGCCCTGAGAAACACGAAGTGACTGGCTGGGTGCTT ATATCTCCTCTGAGCAAAGAGGATGCTGGAGAATACGAGTGTCACGCATCAAATGCCAAAGGAGAGGCAACAGCTTCTGCAAAAATCCATGTTGTAGAAACTCTGCATGAAATAGCTCTGACCAAAG atgatggtgcagagctgtga
- the IGFBP7 gene encoding insulin-like growth factor-binding protein 7 isoform X1 produces the protein MPGLRGSRGGTRTGRGRGLRFEDASPPRRGPSPRPGPGRGGVSPPWFPRLRGLSAPCRVAMSPSALLLPLLVLAVPAPAAAAGGCGPCEAAQCPALPPRGCPLGRVRDACGCCWQCGRGEGEACGGGGAAGGRCALGLECVKSRQRRKAKGGPAPGPLFPSAGGPPGVCLCKSRYPVCGSDGLTYSSGCQLRAASLRAQSRGEPAISQRSKGACEQGPSIVTPPKDIWNVTGAQIYLSCEVIGIPTPVLIWNKIIRGQYGVQRMELLPGDRENLAIQTRGGPEKHEVTGWVLISPLSKEDAGEYECHASNAKGEATASAKIHVVETLHEIALTKDVNGVLLSCVTRSTLTPQNR, from the exons ATGCCGGGGCTGAGGGGCAGCCGGGGCGGCACACGAACGGGACGGGGCAGAGGTCTGCGGTTCGAGGACGCCTCCCCTCCACGGCGGGGGCCGTCACCacggccggggccgggccggggagGGGTTTCCCCTCCTTGGTTTCCGCGCCTGCGGGGGCTGTCTGCGCCGTGCCGTGTCGCCATGTCGCCCTCcgcgctgctgctgccgctgctggtGCTGGCGGTGCCcgccccggcggcggcggcggggggctGCGGGCCGTGCGAGGCGGCGCAGTGCCCGGCGCTGCCGCCGCGGGGCTGCCCGCTGGGCCGGGTGCGGGACGCCtgcggctgctgctggcagtgcgGGCGCGGCGAGGGCGAGGCGTGCGGTGGCGGCGGCGCTGCGGGAGGACGCTGCGCCCTCGGCCTCGAGTGCGTGAAGAGCCGCCAGCGCCGCAAAGCCAAGGGCGGCCCGGCCCCGGGGCCCCTTTTCCCCTCCGCCGGCGGCCCGCCCGGCGTGTGCCTCTGCAAGAGCCGCTACCCGGTGTGCGGCAGCGACGGGCTCACCTACAGCAGCGGGTGCCAGCTCCGCGCCGCCAGCCTGCGCGCCCAGAGCCGCGGCGAGCCTGCCATCAGCCAGCGCAGCAAGGGAGCCTGCGAACAAG GACCCTCCATAGTGACTCCTCCTAAGGACATCTGGAATGTGACAGGAGCACAGATCTACCTGAGCTGTGAGGTTATTGGCATCCCAACCCCTGTCCTCATCTGGAACAAG ATAATTCGGGGTCAGTATGGTGTCCAGAGAATGGAGCTTCTGCCTGGAGACCGGGAGAACTTGGCTATCCAGACCCGAGGGGGCCCTGAGAAACACGAAGTGACTGGCTGGGTGCTT ATATCTCCTCTGAGCAAAGAGGATGCTGGAGAATACGAGTGTCACGCATCAAATGCCAAAGGAGAGGCAACAGCTTCTGCAAAAATCCATGTTGTAGAAACTCTGCATGAAATAGCTCTGACCAAAG ATGTGAATGGAGTTTTACTGAGTTGTGTCACGAGGAGCACACTTACACCCCAGAATAGATGA